Proteins encoded within one genomic window of Calonectris borealis chromosome 1, bCalBor7.hap1.2, whole genome shotgun sequence:
- the SPAM1 gene encoding hyaluronidase PH-20, which translates to METLRQIQSFGVCVTCTYSIASGMVFATLLVSCCSSLNIRARPLVSNSPFLSIWNAPTELCAERTGVQLDMTFFSLIGSTLKTSIGQNITLFYPDRLGYYPYKNEVTGEAFNGGLPQLSLLENHLKKAKEDIQFYIPSDEQFGLAVIDWENWRPVWIRNWGSKDIYRQESIELVQQRDLSLSEAEARTIAKMEFEAAAKSIMLESLRLGIEMKPNRLWGYYLYPDCYNYDYKQNPHNYTGTCLDIEIERNNELNWLWEESTALYPSVYLETALRSSRNAQLFVRNRVQEAIRISYISNSTHPLPVFVYTRPVFTDVYEEYLSQDDLVNTIGESAALGASGIVIWGDMNLTQNKNTCRTLDNYLRRTLTPYLINVTMAARICSQVLCKDSGACARKKWNSSDYLHLNPENIVIQMTKDGKYTLQGQPAFQDLQTFIEKFDCHCYAGHSCEPRVDINDIHYLHACISEDICIHISSNSLSNIEAFEEKILSNRTVFSFTSQSKVTLSTHPEIEDFQSTFGNNILNITTAEYNTVTAATGYDLEANDTRTFSSSSSYKIRMFNLFCLILIFRTLI; encoded by the exons ATGGAAACTCTAAGACAAATACAAAGTTTTGGTGTCTGTGTTACCTGTACATATTCTATAGCATCTGGTATGGTGTTCGCCACTCTTCTAGTTTCTTGCTGCTCATCTCTGAACATAAGAGCTCGTCCACTTGTTTCTAATTCACCTTTCCTTTCTATCTGGAATGCTCCTACAGAACTTTGTGCTGAAAGGACTGGAGTGCAGCTGGacatgacatttttttctctcattggAAGCACACTGAAGACATCCATTGGGCAAAACATCACTCTCTTCTATCCAGACAGGCTTGGCTACTATCCTTACAAAAATGAAGTCACAGGAGAGGCATTCAATGGAGGACTCCCCCAACTCTCGCTGCTGgagaatcatttaaaaaaagccaaagaggACATCCAGTTCTATATTCCTTCAGATGAACAGTTTGGATTGGCTGTCATTGACTGGGAAAATTGGAGACCTGTGTGGATAAGGAACTGGGGATCAAAAGACATTTATAGACAGGAATCCATTGAACTGGTTCAGCAGAGAGACCTCAGTCTATCAGAAGCCGAAGCCAGGACTATAGCTAAAATGGAATTTGAAGCTGCAGCAAAATCAATTATGTTGGAATCTTTAAGACTGGGCATAGAAATGAAGCCAAATCGTCTGTGGGGATATTACCTTTATCCAGACTGTTATAACTACGattacaaacaaaacccacataatTATACGGGAACCTGTTTAGATattgaaatagaaagaaataatgaGCTTAATTGGTTGTGGGAAGAAAGTACAGCACTTTACCCATCTGTTTATCTAGAGACAGCCTTAAGATCTTCCAGAAATGCCCAACTCTTTGTTCGCAACAGAGTTCAAGAAGCCATTAGAATTTCATATATCTCTAATTCTACTCATCCTCTTCCAGTTTTTGTATATACACGACCAGTATTCACAGATGTCTATGAGGAATATCTCTCCCAG GATGACCTGGTAAACACCATTGGAGAATCTGCTGCACTGGGTGCTTCTGGAATTGTGATCTGGGGTGATATGAATTTAACACAAAATAAG AACACCTGTAGGACTCTGGACAACTACCTTAGGAGGACTTTGACCCCATACCTCATCAATGTCACGATGGCAGCCAGAATCTGCAGCCAAGTGTTATGCAAAGACTCCGGTGCTTGCGCACGGAAAAAATGGAATTCCAGTGACTATCTTCACTTGAACCCTGAGAATATTGTCATTCAAATGACAAAGGATGGAAAATACACTCTGCAAGGGCAACCAGCGTTTCAGGATCTGCAAACATTCATAGAAAAATTTGATTGCCACTGTTACGCAGGGCACAGTTGTGAACCTAGAGTTGATATAAATGACATCCATTACCTCCATGCTTGCATTTCAGAAGATATTTGCATTCACATATCCTCAAATTCACTTTCTAATATAGAAGCCTTTGAAGAAAAGATCCTGTCTAACAGAACTGTATTTTCATTTACCTCTCAGAGTAAGGTGACATTATCTACACATCCTGAAATAGAAGATTTTCAATCTACCTTCGGAAATAATATACTCAATATAACAACTGCAGAATATAACACTGTCACAGCTGCCACTGGGTATGATTTAGAAGCAAATGATACTCGTACTTTCAGTAGTTCTTCATCCTATAAGATAAGGATGTTTAATCTGTtttgtttaattctgattttcagaACCTTAATATAA